The Sulfolobus sp. A20 genomic interval ACGTGTTTGCATCTATCCAGTTAACGTCTAAGAGTAAAATGTCGGAATTAACAATTTTTTGTAGAGCAACAAATAAATTACCCTCTATTACATTTTCAAATATTTTAGAGGGGTAGTATATTAATATATCTATATCCTTTACCTTATCTGCTCTATACATTTCTAATGCCGGCACTAATAGCGTAAATCTAGAATCGCAATATACCAATGCCCCAACGCCTTCATACTCTAGGAAATAGTATAGATTAGGATACCCTAATACAACTGCACAATATTTTCCTTTATCTTCCAAAATAGCCTTGAGCTTGTTAAGTCTATTCATAATTTATACTTAAAATTAGGCTCCCTAATAGATATTGCTATACTAAATGCTCTACTTACTAGCTGTTCCTTTATCTCTTCTGCGAAGTCTTCCTTGAAGACGTTTGAGATATCTATTATGTTATCTTCTTTATATAGACATGTCTTTAATTTACCGTCTACTGTCAGTCTTATTCTATTACATCCAGCACAGAAAATTGGATTAGCATATGGCTTTACTACTTCTACTATTAAGCCAGAGGGTAAAACGTAACGAGGCCTAAGATGTTTTTTTCTAACTTCTCTCTTTATAGCTATCTTAGATATGTATTCCTCTAGTTCATTTAGCTTTTCATGCTCGTTGAAGAAAACCTTACCTAACCCTACTGGATGAAGTTCAATTAAATGTACCTCATTAACTCCTAATTTTTCGGCTAATTCTAAGAACATTAAAGCTTCATTAATATTACGCTTATTCACCACATAATTTAACTTAACTGGTCTAAAGCCTGTCTCTATAGCTCTTCTAACTCCTTCTAAGATTTTATCAAATGCGTCAACCCCTGTTATCTTCTTAAAAGTTTCCCTAGATACTGCATGTAAACTTATGTTTATTCTATCTAAACCAGCTTCTTTTAATTTAGGTGCTAAATCTCTCAACAAGAAACCATTAGTGGTCATTGAAACATCTTGATAGCCTAGTTCTTTAAGTCCTTTGATTATTTCAATTAAATCACGCCTTAATGTAGGCTCGCCACCAGTTAGTTTAACTGATCTTATACCAAAATCTCTAGCAACTTTAGCTACTAACAAAATGTCCTCTAGCCTTAATCCATTACTTATCTCGTCCTCTCCTTCCATATGGCAGAAGAAGCATTGAAAATTGCAAGCATGCGTTAATGTTATCCTTAAATCGTCTAAAGGTCTACCAAATCTATCAATCATTATTAACTTTTTTACCTTTGCTAATTATAAACATATGTATGAATACTGTCACATGCCCTAAATGCAGAATAAAGATGGACTTCATTGCTGAATCAGAAAGTAGTGATGGAATAAAGAGGATAATAAAGTATTATTATAGATGCCCTGCTTGTGGAGTCAGAATATTAGATACTAGTATTGAGACAATAAAAGATACCAGCAGTATTTTAATAAAAATTAGTCATTAAGTTTTTTAAAGTAAATAGATGTAGAGGAGGATATACGCTCATTAAATTTATATTCTTGATATTGAAAAATTCCTTTACTAAGCTACTATCTGGATTATACTCATCTAAAAAAATCTTTGATGCCTCTGCAAATGAGTCTAAGTTGACTAACTTATAACTTAGGAAGAGAAAGAAGACAAGTAAGTCCCAGGCTTTATAAGATATATTGTTTGATTTCATCGATTGCTCAGCATCTATAATAGCTAATTTTTTGTCATTCGTAAGTAGAAAATTACTTATCTTTGTGTCTCCTAAAACAAATCCCTCCTCATGTATTTCCCTAATCCCTTTAGCAACTATTTCTATATTCCTCTCGTTTACCTCTTCACCACTTACAAATTCTCTAATAATACATAGCGTTTTTGTGTCTATATCGACTATTTTAGGTACATAGACGTTCTTTTCCCATTTTTCAAGGAAAAAATCCATTTCTCTATAAAATCGCTCTTTTGGATCTGCGACATAAGGATAGTTCCAAAAGAAACTAGAAATAAAATACCACTTTATTCCAAAAACTGAAGTATAACATTTTTCGACATATTGCTCATCATCGACTTTCACTATCCGTGATTGCCCATAACGACTTTCAAACATCATTATTTGTTATATTAATCCTTAATCTTATTAATTCTCCATCGTCGTAAATTTCGGAAGGTTTCCTAGTTAAAAATCTTGAGATATCTAAATTTCTTGGGGAAAAATCCAAAATATCTCCTTTCTTATTCATTATCACTATGAGTTCTGTCACGATAGCATACTTATTCTGAATTGTCTTTTAAAGTTTCCTCTATAATATCAACATACTTAAAGAGATCGTCTGGGAAAATTAACACCGTAGTCTTAGAATCCTTTACCTTATCATAAGCAGCAACAGTAGCTCCGGAACTCAAACCTATTAGAATTCCAGAATTCCTAGCTACGTTAATTACTCCTTGAATAGACTCTTCAAATGATACATCAATTACTCTATCTACCTTGACTTCTTTAAGCAGGTCATTCCCATTATCTTGCCTCTTAATTCCGGGTATTCGTGAATCTTTAGAAGGTTGAACACCTATTATCTCGATCTCATCCCCATATTTTCCTTTAAAATACTTACTTATTCCAGCTAGATGACCACCTGTTCCCATAGTTGCTATGATGCGCGCAGGGGTCTTACCTACAGAATTAAGTTGCTCATCTATTTCCCTTGCCGTAGTTTGATAATGAGCTATCACGTTTAATGGGTTGCTAAACTGATTCAAGTGCAAAGAATTACTTATCTCTGCAAATTTTTTCACCAAAGGAATTAAATCGTTTGTAGAATTTCCACCTTCTATCACATCTCCGCCTAATAACTTTACGAGAACCTTATACACTCTTGGTGCTGTTATAGGAATAAACATCGTGAATTTTACTCCATAAATTGCTGATAATGATGCTAATGCCACGCCTAAATTACCTGATGTAGCTTCAACGATTTGTCTAGAGTTGTTAACTAACGCTTGCTTGAATAAGTAGTATGCAGTCCTATCCTTTATGCTCCTGCTGAAAGGATTGTAATATTCTAGCTTTCCCCAGACATCATCTCCTATCTTTAGCTTTAACAGCGGAGTAGGCCACATTCCTTCTAGTAGCTCTTGTTCACTTCCGAATACGTGAAGATTGGTAGATGACACAATATAGATCTACCGATTATTCGTAGTGATAGGTAGTATTTATTTTTTAACTAACTTAAGGCGTACCTCAAACTTTTTATTTACTTTTGAAACACCAATAAATTCATTCCCAGTTTCCTTACACCACTTTTCTAGTTCTTGACCTACTGCTTCCCATTTAGTTATAATTGATAATTCCTCTTCTTGGCCTTCTTTTAACGAAAGCCACTCCTTTAACACTGTAGTTAGGATAACTGGGCAAATTTCGTCTGACTCAATCTTTTTCAAAGAGTTATCACCAAGTCTGACTCTTTAGCTTCAAGTAAAAAAGATATACTTCCAGACAATTTAACATTTTCAAATAAATCGTCTTTATTAGCGTTTACTAGCTTAAGACCGGCTTCATCAACGTAAAATTCTATACCTTGGTTTAACGCCTCATCAATCAGCTTAGATACATCCGGTATATTTAACCTCTTCATTTGTAATTTAACAAAAATTCTGGCAAAAAAAGGTAGACTCAGTTTACTAGCACCCTTCCGATTTTTAGTAAATAATATTACAGCTTGAGAAGTTACAAAAAACTTAACAGACCAGCCTAGTGCTTTAGCACCTAAGGCTATAACTAATCCGTGGTATAACTTATCCATACTATTGTCAGCTAGCAGAATAGTAATCTTATTCATCAATAATTTAAACTCACTATGAGGATTATAAACGTGCAACTTAAATGTTAATAAGAGCATTAACAATTTTTATAAACGACTATTCTAAGATTTCTGAATACTCAGATAAGCTAAGCAGGATAAATGAAGACTACATTTGGAGTAAAAGGTTGTCATTACCTCCTACTCCCAAAAATATTAGCCTTAGTAAGTTAGTAGATTTTCTACCTAGTAAAGATAAAAACATTATGTTTAGTCTAATTGCGCTTGATAATAGCGATAATAGAATCGGAGAAATTAAAGATATATTAAAAACAGATAATAGAATATTCGCACATGTGTTGGTAAGAGATATTAAAAATATAGAAAGTGTAGCTAGGTTTCTCATTAGCTTAGAGCCTGATGAAGCTACGAGGTTCGCGTTATTATATAATTTTGAATTTCTTACTACTCCTTATTTTCCCACGTCAACAGCAAATACTGTATACGACTCTTTTGGCTTATCCTTACTTTATGTTAATGACTTTAAAAACGGAAAAATAGATTTTGCATTACAGAAAGCTAATGAGATTGGAAAGGAATTTCAGAAAAGATTAGGTATAAAATTTTTAGGTATTGACGCTTCATTATCCCCATGGATGAATGAAAGCGTAGCCGAAATTATTGAGGCTAATAGTGGGAAAATTTTCAATATAGCTAACTTATGGTATATAGGAGAAATAAATCAAAAAATCTTGGAAAGCACATGGAGGAATAGAGTAAGTCCTATAGGTTTCTCGGAACTAATGTTACCCATAGCTGAGGATAACATATTGAGAGAAAGGGTTAAAGAAGGTTCTCTAACTCTAAAAGATATACTACTAATGAGTTACTTCTGTGTTGCCGGAATTGATATGGTTGGCGTATATTCCAATTTATCTATATATGAAAATTTATTAAAAGATATATATTATATTCAACACGTAAAACGTAGACCATACGGTGTAAGATTAATTCCTACTCATGGTAACCCAGTATTATCCAACATGTTTGGAGAAATACCCGAAGTTAAAACAGTATAGTATTGTTTAAAACTACTTTTATAAGCTTAGAATTATACAATACATCATGGAGGTAGTATATAATGGAAGTTAGGAGGGTTCAAAAATTCGGAAAATCTACGCTCATGGTTTCGTTACCTGCAGAATGGGTAAAGGAAGTAGGACTTAGTCCCGGTGAAAGCGTTTATCTAGAAGTAGATGAAGACGGAAGCCTTAAGGTATATCCTCCAAACTTGAAGGCTGAGAGTAACGTAAAAGAAATGAAGGTGATAATTCAGAGCAACTCAACCCCATCAGAATTGATGGGGAGAGTGATTTACTCCTTATATATTTTAGGATATGACAGAATAGATATTGAAAGCAAAACTGGGGCTTTTACTGAAGATATTTTGAGAAAAATTAAAGACTCGATAAGGAATTTGATAGGATTGGAAATAGTGTCTCAATCGACTGATTATATTCAGATACAATCCTTCTTAGATCCCACGAAATATACGATGAATAATTTAATAAATAGGTTATCAAATTCTATAAAACAAATGCTCCATTATCTGGACTTAGGGATAAAGGAAGGGAGTAGAACTTTTCTCCAGGAGGTTGTCGAGCTGGAGAAGGAAATAGATAGATTGTACTACCTTGCATTAAGACAACTATTGTTAGCTCAGATGAATAGAAGTTTAGCCTATATGATAGGCGTGAAGAGAATACAAATAGTAGGTAATAGAATATTGATAAAGGCAATAGAGGAAGCTGCAGACGAAATTAGTGAAATAGCATTAGACTTGTTGTCACTACATCCTCCAGATTTAGAAGAGCTCAGAAAACTATGGGATAAGATGAACATTTACATAGAACAGACTTCATCGGTCATTGACCACTCAGTTAAGGTACTATCCAAAGAGGATATTATATTAATAAATGAGGTTATGGAGGAATTAAGAACCTTAAGAAGAGTCCTAATAACGGAGACGTTAATATCGGAAGAGATAACTAAAGAAATAAAATCACCATCATTATTAGCAATAGTAAGAACATTCAACTTAAGGTTATATAACGCTATCAGAAGAATGGAGCCTATTACTGAAATAGCATTTAACAGAAGCTTAGAAAACTTAAAAGAAGTACAAATTGTTAGCTAATAATATCTTTCAATTGCGAAATTACATATTCTCTTATTTCTTTAGCTGAAGGTAGATGTTTTACGACTTTACCATTATCAATATATTTCTCAAGCAATGGTCTGCATTGATCATTAGGCGACTTCTGATCTAGGAGAGTAATAACGTCCTCTAGTTTTCCGCATCTATAAACTTGTTTAGCACCTGGCCACTTCCCCCTCTTTGTGAAGGGAACCCATTTTCCATTAATGTACTTTTCTACAATATCCGCACTGAAATCTACACTGGGTGGAAAAGATATGCTAGTACCTACTCCGAAACCATCAACGTGATCCCTCAAATTAATCACGTCGTCCTCATCAATACCTCCGCTTACAAATATCTTAACATGCTTGTAGCCATTTATGTCTAGGGTCCATCTAATTTCTTGAATTATTTTCTTAAAATTACCCCTTCTGCTGGAAGGGGTGTCTAGTCTAATACCATATAATTTATCACCCAGCAAGTTAGCAGCTTTTAACGCCTCAGTTCTCTCATCTTCAAATGTATCGACTAAAACTATTCTGGGTACTTCTGGTCCCATAGCTTCATCAAATGCCTTCCAAGCCGTAACATTATCTCCCACTACTAACATTAATGCGTGAGGCATAGTGCCGGAAGGATTAACGCCTAAGTATTCTTTACTCATAGCTCCAGAAACACCATCAATTCCGCCGATATACGCTGCCCTATCTGCCATAGGAGCTATTGCGGGATGTAATGATCTAAGACCAAA includes:
- the moaA gene encoding GTP 3',8-cyclase MoaA produces the protein MIDRFGRPLDDLRITLTHACNFQCFFCHMEGEDEISNGLRLEDILLVAKVARDFGIRSVKLTGGEPTLRRDLIEIIKGLKELGYQDVSMTTNGFLLRDLAPKLKEAGLDRINISLHAVSRETFKKITGVDAFDKILEGVRRAIETGFRPVKLNYVVNKRNINEALMFLELAEKLGVNEVHLIELHPVGLGKVFFNEHEKLNELEEYISKIAIKREVRKKHLRPRYVLPSGLIVEVVKPYANPIFCAGCNRIRLTVDGKLKTCLYKEDNIIDISNVFKEDFAEEIKEQLVSRAFSIAISIREPNFKYKL
- a CDS encoding serine/threonine protein kinase — protein: MKVDDEQYVEKCYTSVFGIKWYFISSFFWNYPYVADPKERFYREMDFFLEKWEKNVYVPKIVDIDTKTLCIIREFVSGEEVNERNIEIVAKGIREIHEEGFVLGDTKISNFLLTNDKKLAIIDAEQSMKSNNISYKAWDLLVFFLFLSYKLVNLDSFAEASKIFLDEYNPDSSLVKEFFNIKNINLMSVYPPLHLFTLKNLMTNFY
- a CDS encoding cysteine synthase family protein codes for the protein MWPTPLLKLKIGDDVWGKLEYYNPFSRSIKDRTAYYLFKQALVNNSRQIVEATSGNLGVALASLSAIYGVKFTMFIPITAPRVYKVLVKLLGGDVIEGGNSTNDLIPLVKKFAEISNSLHLNQFSNPLNVIAHYQTTAREIDEQLNSVGKTPARIIATMGTGGHLAGISKYFKGKYGDEIEIIGVQPSKDSRIPGIKRQDNGNDLLKEVKVDRVIDVSFEESIQGVINVARNSGILIGLSSGATVAAYDKVKDSKTTVLIFPDDLFKYVDIIEETLKDNSE
- a CDS encoding sulfurtransferase TusA family protein, with protein sequence MKKIESDEICPVILTTVLKEWLSLKEGQEEELSIITKWEAVGQELEKWCKETGNEFIGVSKVNKKFEVRLKLVKK
- a CDS encoding DsrE/DsrF/DrsH-like family protein gives rise to the protein MNKITILLADNSMDKLYHGLVIALGAKALGWSVKFFVTSQAVILFTKNRKGASKLSLPFFARIFVKLQMKRLNIPDVSKLIDEALNQGIEFYVDEAGLKLVNANKDDLFENVKLSGSISFLLEAKESDLVITL
- a CDS encoding DUF711 family protein is translated as MLIRALTIFINDYSKISEYSDKLSRINEDYIWSKRLSLPPTPKNISLSKLVDFLPSKDKNIMFSLIALDNSDNRIGEIKDILKTDNRIFAHVLVRDIKNIESVARFLISLEPDEATRFALLYNFEFLTTPYFPTSTANTVYDSFGLSLLYVNDFKNGKIDFALQKANEIGKEFQKRLGIKFLGIDASLSPWMNESVAEIIEANSGKIFNIANLWYIGEINQKILESTWRNRVSPIGFSELMLPIAEDNILRERVKEGSLTLKDILLMSYFCVAGIDMVGVYSNLSIYENLLKDIYYIQHVKRRPYGVRLIPTHGNPVLSNMFGEIPEVKTV
- a CDS encoding AbrB/MazE/SpoVT family DNA-binding domain-containing protein, which codes for MEVRRVQKFGKSTLMVSLPAEWVKEVGLSPGESVYLEVDEDGSLKVYPPNLKAESNVKEMKVIIQSNSTPSELMGRVIYSLYILGYDRIDIESKTGAFTEDILRKIKDSIRNLIGLEIVSQSTDYIQIQSFLDPTKYTMNNLINRLSNSIKQMLHYLDLGIKEGSRTFLQEVVELEKEIDRLYYLALRQLLLAQMNRSLAYMIGVKRIQIVGNRILIKAIEEAADEISEIALDLLSLHPPDLEELRKLWDKMNIYIEQTSSVIDHSVKVLSKEDIILINEVMEELRTLRRVLITETLISEEITKEIKSPSLLAIVRTFNLRLYNAIRRMEPITEIAFNRSLENLKEVQIVS
- a CDS encoding nicotinate phosphoribosyltransferase; the protein is MGFYVSSFQQIKEGKITDIYFERTVKTLEKLGIKEAKVRMEFHSYGLPKDYQWAVFSGLEEIIELLEGIPVTVYAMPEGTLFKEIEPVMIIEGNYLDFGIYETAILGILRHYSSITTKAARIKSLAMDKTIFYFGLRSLHPAIAPMADRAAYIGGIDGVSGAMSKEYLGVNPSGTMPHALMLVVGDNVTAWKAFDEAMGPEVPRIVLVDTFEDERTEALKAANLLGDKLYGIRLDTPSSRRGNFKKIIQEIRWTLDINGYKHVKIFVSGGIDEDDVINLRDHVDGFGVGTSISFPPSVDFSADIVEKYINGKWVPFTKRGKWPGAKQVYRCGKLEDVITLLDQKSPNDQCRPLLEKYIDNGKVVKHLPSAKEIREYVISQLKDIIS